In Vibrio sp. STUT-A11, a genomic segment contains:
- the bamE gene encoding outer membrane protein assembly factor BamE, translating into MQLKKWLVAVPLAMTLLTGCSVVEKLVYRIDINQGNYVEQSAVDKLKFGMTKAQVRFVLGSPMLIENGYPNTWYYIYHHTPGHGDPVQKDLVVNFDDQGTLADISGDFPKSDAFYEQIQ; encoded by the coding sequence ATGCAATTAAAGAAGTGGTTAGTTGCCGTACCGTTAGCAATGACATTGCTTACAGGATGTTCGGTAGTAGAAAAACTGGTTTATCGCATTGATATCAACCAAGGCAACTATGTAGAACAAAGTGCGGTAGATAAATTAAAGTTTGGGATGACTAAAGCACAAGTTCGCTTCGTACTTGGCTCACCAATGCTTATCGAAAACGGTTATCCAAACACATGGTATTACATATACCACCACACTCCGGGCCATGGTGATCCTGTTCAAAAAGACCTAGTCGTAAACTTTGATGATCAGGGTACACTCGCAGACATTAGCGGTGACTTCCCGAAAAGTGATGCATTTTACGAGCAAATTCAGTAA
- a CDS encoding RnfH family protein yields MSIESDMIHVEVIYALPHEQRVFNLVVNKHETVEEIIRKSGVLELYPEIDLSKNKVGVFSRNVKLDATVRDRDRIEIYRPLLADPKEIRRKRAEQAKAAGNAVPVTGGKPNTLRKSD; encoded by the coding sequence ATGAGTATTGAATCAGATATGATCCATGTTGAGGTCATTTACGCTTTACCGCATGAGCAACGTGTATTCAATTTAGTCGTCAATAAACATGAAACGGTAGAAGAGATCATTCGTAAATCTGGTGTACTTGAATTGTATCCAGAAATTGATTTGTCGAAGAATAAAGTGGGTGTGTTCAGCCGTAATGTGAAGTTGGATGCGACAGTGCGCGATAGAGACAGAATAGAGATTTATCGCCCATTACTTGCTGACCCTAAAGAGATTCGACGTAAACGGGCTGAGCAAGCCAAAGCGGCGGGTAATGCTGTTCCGGTTACAGGTGGTAAGCCGAACACTTTACGTAAAAGTGACTGA
- a CDS encoding SRPBCC family protein, with the protein MKQISRSALVSFSAEQMFDLVNDVAKYPEFLPGCSGSRIIDASGDGMVASVDVAKAGISKTFTTSNELIPGQSIMMNLVDGPFKTLRGGWFFTALDEQACKVELKLEFEFSSKMIEMAFGKIFNELTSNMVNAFTKRAKQVYVL; encoded by the coding sequence ATGAAGCAAATCAGCCGTTCTGCGTTGGTGTCGTTTAGTGCAGAGCAGATGTTTGATCTGGTTAATGATGTTGCTAAATACCCAGAGTTTCTACCGGGTTGCTCAGGTTCCAGAATCATTGATGCTTCTGGCGATGGTATGGTGGCTTCTGTTGATGTTGCGAAAGCCGGCATCAGTAAAACCTTTACCACGTCTAATGAACTTATTCCTGGTCAGTCTATTATGATGAACTTGGTTGACGGTCCTTTTAAGACGTTACGTGGTGGCTGGTTTTTTACTGCTCTGGATGAGCAAGCATGTAAGGTTGAGCTTAAACTTGAGTTTGAATTCTCAAGCAAAATGATTGAAATGGCCTTTGGTAAGATTTTCAACGAGTTAACCAGTAACATGGTCAATGCTTTTACAAAACGCGCGAAACAGGTATACGTGTTATGA
- the smpB gene encoding SsrA-binding protein SmpB, producing the protein MAKKKSKQKAGSNTIALNKKARHEYFIEDEIEAGMELQGWEVKALRQGKANISESYVFMRDGEAFVSGMTITPLNQASTHVVANPTRVRKLLMSRRELDNLLGRVNREGMTLTALSLYWSRSWVKLKIGVAKGKKLHDKRTDLKEKDWAREKARVMKSALR; encoded by the coding sequence ATGGCAAAGAAAAAATCAAAACAAAAAGCGGGTAGTAACACTATCGCGCTGAACAAAAAAGCTCGCCACGAATATTTTATCGAAGATGAAATCGAAGCTGGCATGGAGCTCCAAGGTTGGGAAGTGAAAGCCCTTCGCCAAGGTAAAGCCAATATTTCTGAAAGTTACGTATTCATGCGTGACGGTGAAGCCTTTGTGAGTGGCATGACAATCACTCCTTTGAATCAGGCATCGACACACGTAGTGGCGAACCCTACTCGTGTGCGTAAACTACTCATGAGTCGTCGTGAACTTGATAACCTGCTCGGACGTGTGAACCGCGAAGGTATGACGTTAACGGCACTCTCTCTGTACTGGTCTCGCTCTTGGGTGAAACTAAAAATCGGCGTAGCAAAAGGTAAAAAGCTGCACGATAAACGTACGGATCTAAAAGAAAAAGATTGGGCAAGAGAAAAAGCACGCGTAATGAAGAGTGCGCTGCGTTAA
- a CDS encoding tagatose bisphosphate family class II aldolase: MYLISSREMLKLAQHGGYAVPAFNVHNLETVQVIVETASELGSPVILAGTPGTYDYAGIDYLVSICKEAAHKHSIPLVLHLDHHEDLQDIRNKVEHGIRSVMIDGSHYAFEQNIDIVRSVVEYCSRYDASVEAELGRLGGQEDDLIVDSADALMTDPASAAEFVRRTGIDSLAVAIGTAHGLYKAEPKLDFARLEQIRAVVDIPLVLHGASGVPDEMVRRCIDLGVCKVNVATELKIAFSNAVKQHFSENPDANDPRKYITPGKAAMKQVVMDKIYMCGSEGRL, encoded by the coding sequence ATGTATCTAATTTCTTCTCGTGAAATGCTTAAACTTGCTCAACATGGCGGCTACGCTGTACCAGCATTTAATGTCCATAACCTTGAGACAGTGCAAGTCATCGTCGAAACCGCCTCTGAATTAGGTTCACCAGTCATCTTGGCTGGCACACCGGGAACGTACGACTACGCTGGCATCGACTACCTAGTCAGCATTTGTAAAGAAGCAGCGCACAAACACTCGATCCCATTAGTGCTGCACCTTGACCACCATGAAGACCTGCAAGACATTCGCAATAAAGTCGAACACGGTATCCGCTCAGTTATGATTGACGGTTCTCACTATGCGTTCGAACAGAACATCGACATCGTTCGCTCGGTGGTCGAATACTGCAGCCGATACGACGCCAGTGTTGAAGCCGAGCTCGGCCGTCTTGGTGGCCAGGAAGATGATCTGATCGTCGATAGTGCGGACGCTTTAATGACAGATCCTGCCTCTGCGGCTGAGTTCGTACGTCGCACTGGTATCGATTCATTAGCTGTAGCGATTGGTACCGCGCACGGCCTATACAAAGCAGAACCTAAACTGGATTTTGCTCGACTAGAGCAGATCCGTGCAGTGGTGGATATTCCATTAGTATTGCACGGTGCATCAGGCGTACCGGATGAAATGGTGCGTCGTTGTATTGACCTGGGTGTATGCAAAGTGAATGTGGCGACAGAGCTGAAAATCGCGTTTTCGAATGCCGTTAAACAACATTTCTCTGAGAACCCAGATGCTAACGACCCTCGTAAATACATCACACCGGGTAAGGCAGCAATGAAACAGGTCGTGATGGATAAGATTTATATGTGTGGAAGTGAAGGAAGACTATGA
- the agaF gene encoding PTS galactosamine/N-acetylgalactosamine transporter subunit IIA — MIAVILSGHGGFASGIEKAIHQVIGEQQQFIALDFPEASTTQQLEAQMRQAIHELDSGEGIVFLTDLLGGTPFRTASLLSQQRDDIQVVTGTNLQMTAEMLLERDELKLIEFRDQAIECGHRGITSLAAEMALKDQVTTAEEHDGI, encoded by the coding sequence ATGATTGCAGTTATTCTTTCTGGTCACGGTGGGTTTGCATCGGGCATTGAGAAAGCGATTCACCAAGTGATTGGCGAACAACAACAATTCATCGCGTTAGACTTTCCTGAAGCATCCACCACGCAGCAACTAGAAGCGCAGATGCGCCAAGCGATCCACGAGCTAGACTCCGGAGAAGGTATTGTTTTTCTCACTGACTTGCTCGGCGGCACGCCTTTTCGTACCGCATCGCTGCTCAGCCAACAGCGCGATGATATTCAGGTCGTAACAGGCACCAATCTACAAATGACCGCCGAAATGTTGTTAGAACGTGACGAGCTCAAGCTTATCGAATTTCGTGACCAAGCAATTGAATGTGGTCATCGCGGCATTACCTCACTTGCCGCTGAAATGGCGTTGAAAGACCAAGTAACCACAGCGGAAGAACATGATGGTATCTGA
- the agaE gene encoding PTS N-acetylgalactosamine transporter subunit IID: MESNVSVSNELDLRGQTADVQPAPGVSPDEYENKEIGAELTKADINRMAWRSLLLQASFNYERMQASGWLYGLLPALKKIHTNKADLSKAMQGHMGFFNTHPFLVTFVMGIVLAMERSKQNINSIQSTKIAVGAPMGGIGDAMFWLTLLPICGGIGADLALQGSIMGAVFFFVLFNVVHFGLRFGLAHYAYRMGVAAIPVIKANTKKVGHAASMVGMTVIGALVATYVRLSTTAEITAGDAVVKLQGDVIDKLMPAFLPLVYTLTMYALVKRGWSPLKLIGITVVLGVAGRFMGFL, from the coding sequence ATGGAATCTAATGTAAGTGTAAGTAACGAACTCGACCTCCGTGGCCAAACTGCTGATGTGCAACCTGCACCTGGGGTGTCTCCTGACGAGTACGAGAATAAAGAGATTGGTGCTGAGTTAACCAAAGCCGACATCAACCGTATGGCGTGGCGCTCGCTGTTGTTACAAGCGTCTTTCAACTACGAACGTATGCAGGCATCGGGTTGGTTATACGGTCTGCTCCCAGCTCTGAAAAAGATCCACACCAATAAGGCTGACCTGTCCAAAGCGATGCAAGGCCATATGGGGTTCTTCAATACCCACCCATTTTTGGTGACGTTCGTGATGGGCATCGTACTGGCGATGGAGCGCTCAAAGCAAAACATCAACAGTATTCAAAGCACTAAGATCGCCGTAGGTGCGCCAATGGGCGGTATCGGCGACGCCATGTTCTGGCTAACGCTATTGCCGATTTGTGGTGGTATCGGTGCGGACTTGGCGCTGCAAGGCTCCATCATGGGGGCGGTGTTCTTCTTCGTATTGTTTAACGTGGTGCACTTTGGTTTGCGCTTTGGTCTTGCTCACTATGCCTACCGTATGGGGGTTGCTGCGATCCCTGTCATCAAAGCCAACACCAAGAAAGTTGGACATGCGGCCTCTATGGTCGGTATGACGGTAATTGGGGCATTGGTTGCGACTTACGTACGCCTGTCAACAACCGCTGAAATTACCGCAGGCGACGCCGTGGTGAAACTGCAGGGCGATGTAATCGATAAGTTGATGCCAGCGTTTCTGCCACTGGTATACACCCTTACGATGTATGCCCTTGTTAAACGTGGTTGGAGCCCTCTCAAGCTTATCGGTATTACGGTTGTTCTTGGTGTTGCTGGTCGCTTTATGGGCTTCCTATAA
- the agaW gene encoding PTS N-acetylgalactosamine transporter subunit IIC — MEIGLFQALMLGILAFLAGLDLFNGLTHFHRPVVLGPLVGLILGDLQTGILVGGTLELIWMGLAPLAGAQPPNVIIGTIVGTAFAITTKVEPNVAVGVAVPFAVAVQMGITLLFSAMSAVMSKCDEYAQAADTDGIERVNYMALAVLGAFYFLCAFLPIYLGAEHAGKIVEVLPKDLIDGLGVAGGIMPAIGFAVLMKIMMKNAYIPYFILGFVAAAWIQLPILAIAAAATAMAIIDFMRKSEPTPAMTASVEDFEDGI, encoded by the coding sequence ATGGAAATAGGACTATTTCAGGCGTTGATGCTCGGCATTTTAGCCTTCTTGGCCGGCCTAGATTTATTTAACGGTCTCACCCACTTCCACCGTCCGGTTGTACTCGGCCCTCTCGTCGGCCTCATTTTAGGCGACTTACAAACCGGTATTTTGGTCGGCGGTACTCTAGAGCTGATCTGGATGGGTCTCGCCCCTCTAGCGGGTGCGCAACCGCCAAATGTCATCATCGGTACGATCGTCGGCACAGCCTTCGCCATCACAACCAAAGTAGAGCCAAATGTCGCGGTTGGTGTCGCGGTGCCATTCGCTGTCGCGGTTCAGATGGGTATTACGCTACTCTTCTCAGCGATGTCAGCGGTGATGTCTAAGTGTGATGAGTACGCGCAAGCTGCCGACACTGACGGTATCGAACGTGTTAACTATATGGCGCTTGCAGTACTAGGGGCGTTCTACTTTTTATGCGCATTCTTACCTATCTACCTAGGTGCAGAGCATGCTGGAAAAATCGTGGAAGTTCTGCCCAAAGACCTCATCGACGGCTTAGGCGTCGCCGGTGGCATCATGCCAGCGATTGGTTTTGCAGTGCTGATGAAAATCATGATGAAGAACGCTTACATCCCTTATTTCATTCTTGGTTTTGTCGCAGCGGCGTGGATACAACTACCAATCCTAGCGATTGCCGCTGCAGCCACCGCAATGGCGATCATCGACTTTATGCGCAAATCAGAACCAACCCCAGCAATGACAGCATCAGTAGAGGACTTTGAAGATGGAATCTAA
- the agaV gene encoding PTS N-acetylgalactosamine transporter subunit IIB, with protein MPNIVLSRIDERLVHGQVGVQWVGFANANIIVVVNDEVAEDSIQQNLMEMVLADGIAIRFWTVKKTIDTIHKAAERQRILLVCRTPKDFRQLVEGGVPISNINVGNMHYVEGKKQISKTVSVDAVDLAEFAQLKARGVTCTIQGVPTESATDLFTLI; from the coding sequence ATGCCAAATATCGTTTTAAGTCGCATTGATGAGCGCCTTGTTCACGGACAAGTAGGTGTGCAATGGGTAGGTTTTGCCAACGCCAACATTATCGTCGTCGTTAACGACGAGGTGGCTGAAGATTCCATTCAGCAAAACCTGATGGAAATGGTGCTCGCCGACGGTATCGCAATCCGCTTTTGGACGGTGAAAAAAACCATCGACACCATTCATAAAGCCGCTGAACGTCAACGCATTCTGTTGGTATGCCGCACGCCCAAAGACTTCCGTCAATTGGTGGAAGGTGGCGTACCAATTAGCAATATCAACGTAGGTAACATGCACTACGTGGAAGGAAAAAAACAAATCTCCAAAACGGTTTCAGTGGATGCTGTAGACCTGGCGGAATTTGCACAATTAAAAGCGCGTGGAGTGACCTGCACTATCCAAGGTGTGCCCACTGAAAGCGCAACAGACCTCTTTACTCTTATCTAA